One Dysidea avara chromosome 7, odDysAvar1.4, whole genome shotgun sequence genomic region harbors:
- the LOC136260603 gene encoding uncharacterized protein: protein MYNMTEPLVSEIDVTEPNSGLKIVSETRLNYPLLLLNKNQSHKNDSKTLMDYSSLNYESEYEEQCSYAMMIRNSTSDRKEFLHTSRYVAKMLKWRLVASFLFVICAVILLYQVPVVFYYTTINPHVDSFDITDYLDFKSCSVKVDPVEIQADELLLNECNNTVTGFGDYLDCHDSAIAGLSLIYIVGLYVDNTECYYDSLSFFCNATLLLCNGNSYSVDLTEECEEVRDNKCASEWRIVESFFNTTVPDCMSYNEYGELTYSLAPPLPCPSEFNHFCGSTCLPVCDGHFLFTKNTLDLVFYVLAIITGAISLIGGVITLIACYYNQGRVLQFPQVYILYNTAVWIIFVVLENLPVVVGKSLVCSDRNYWIAVKETTNFCQFQGFILQFGYGLFFGFWCFHLFHLFLSLSFPFKTKQLLDSSSHRRMIHITEVTIVLLVSVIPPIITLIVSQYESNGYYCFPQSPTVLFYGEILPSMLKLCIGLVLIFLSFRLL, encoded by the exons ATGTACAATATGACAGAACCACTTGTTAGTGAGATTGATGTGACTGAGCCAAACAGTGGTCTTAAGATTGTTAGTGAGACAAGGTTGAATTATCCATTATTATTGTTAAATAAGAATCAATCTCATAAAAATGATAGTAAGACTCTGATGGACTATAGTTCACTGAACTATGAGAGTGAATATGAAGAACAATGTAGTTACGCAATGATGATCCGTAACTCCACATCTGATCGTAAAGAATTCTTACATACATCAAGATATGTTGCAAAAATGTTAAAGTGGCGTTTGGTCGCAAGCTTCCTATTTGTTATCTGTGCAGTGATATTGTTGTATCAAGTTCCAGTTGTTTTCTATTACACTACAATAAACCCTCATGTTGATAGCTTTGATATTACTGATTATCTGGACTTTAAAAGCTGTTCTGTTAAA GTTGATCCTGTAGAAATTCAAGCTGATGAATTACTATTGAATGAATGTAACAATACTGTAACAGGATTTGGTGATTATCTAGATTGTCATGACTCAGCAATTGCAGGACTATCGTTAATTTATATTGTTGGACTATATGTAGACAACACAGAGTGTTATTATGACTCACTATCATTTTTCTGCAATGCAACACTTCTGTTGTGTAATGGTAACAGTTATTCAGTAGACCTGACAGAAGAATGTGAAGAAGTTCGAGATAACAAATGTGCTTCTGAGTGGAGAATAGTGGAGAGCTTTTTTAATACCACAGTCCCAGATTGTATGAGTTACAATGAGTACGGAGAGCTGACCTACTCATTGGCTCCTCCCCTTCCTTGTCCAAGTGAATTTAATCATTTTTGTGGCTCAACATGTTTACCAGTGTGTGATGGACATTTCTTGTTCACAAAAAACACCTTAGATCTTGTCTTTTATGTTTTAGCTATTATTACTGGAGCTATTAGTTTAATTGGAGGAGTGATCACTCTGATAGCTTGTTATTATAATCAAGGAAGAGT GTTGCAGTTTCCACAGGTATATATTCTATACAATACTGCAGTTTGGATAATTTTTG TGGTGTTGGAGAATCTGCCAGTTGTGGTGGGGAAGTCATTAGTTTGTTCAGATAGAAACTATTGGATAGCAGTTAAAGAAACGACAAACTTTTGTCAATTTCAAG GTTTTATACTACAGTTTGGCTATGGATTGTTCTTTGGATTTTGGTGCTTCCATCTCTTTCATCTTTTCCTATCTTTGTCCTTTCCATTCAAAACCAAACAATTACTGGACTCTTCTTCACATAGGAGAATGATTCACATCACTGAAGTGACCATAGTACTACTAGTCAGTGTAATTCCTCCAATAATTACCCTCATTGTGTCACAGTATGAAAGTAATGGATACTACTGCTTTCCTCAATCTCCTACTGTATTGTtttatggtgaaattttacCATCAATGCTTAAACTTTGTATTGGTCTTGTATTAATATTTCTTTCATTTCGTCTTCTCTGA